GGAAGGAGTTGGACGAAAACACAAAGAACAACATCAAAAATACAAAACGGTTAAACGAACTGTTCAATGTACGGAAGGATTATGTCAAGAGTAGGAATACTGCTGTTGATTGGATGAAGAAGAGAGGTGTGTACGACCGTTACGAAACACATGTCAACGCGATCTCAAGATACGCAGATTTCTATTCCGAAAATCCAAGCGAAACCAACATCAAAATGATGAGATGGATAGCCGACAACATCAACACAGTATCCGAAAAGGTGAAAAAGGGGGAGATGGATGAAGAAACCGCCGGCAAAAAACTGCTGAGCCTTGAAAGAACTCTGGAACGTGCACAGGAGGAGAAAGACGTTCTCATGCTCGGTGGTATGTTAAGCGGTGAGATAGCCGTGTTGCCCGCTCCTTCAGAACTCGAAGCCATCTACGGCAAAGATGACCCGGACGTAAAAGAGTACAGGAAAACCTTCGAAGAACTGATGGGCGACACACGGATCAGTGACCCACTGATACCGGTGTACACATTACCCGGGGACCCGAGCATCTGGATGCGCACGGTAACGAGAACAGGTAGAAACCTCACACCGTCGAAGGCACGGAGAACGATGAAACGGTTGAAAACGTTAGCAAAAAAGATCACAGGTAAGAAGTAGGACCTTAATGGTTTATAAACGAAGATATTCCAATTATCTCGATGAACGGTATCAAAGCAGGCATAGATGAAGCAGGAAGGGGTTGCGTTATAGGTCCGTTGGTAATGGCCGCTGTGGAGTGCGATGAAGAGATACTGAAAAGATTGAGGGTCAAAGACTCGAAACTTCTGACACCTAGTCGTAGGAGGGAACTGTACCGAGAGATAAGGAAATACAGTAGAAAGGTGTCTGTTGTAAAGATGAGTGCCGAGGAGATCAACGAAGCTATGAAACAGAAGATAAATCTTAACGATATAGAAGCGATGATGGCGGCGCGTCTTCTCAAACGCATCAGAGCTAAAAAGGTGATAATAGATTGTCCTGACCCCACCGCTGACCTGTTTTCAAAGAGATTGTTGAGACTTGACGGTAGGATACTGGATGACCGGGACATACTGCTCGAACACAAAGCAGATGTTAATCATCCGGTGGTCTCTGCGGCGTCGATTATAGCGAAAGAAGTCAGGGAGAGGGAGATCAGAAAGATAAAGAAGGTCGTAGGCGAAGATTTTGGGTCAGGTTATGCTCACGACCCGGTAACCCGGGAATTCCTTAAGAAACATATGAAAGATGAGAAGGTCAGACCGTTTCTCAGGGTCGGGTGGAAGACGTTGTCCAACATACGCGAAGAGTTGGCACAGACCAAACTTGAAAGGTTCATACAATAGCACAATCTCCTTTCATCCGTATTTGTTTCTGTTCGAATTT
This is a stretch of genomic DNA from Candidatus Micrarchaeota archaeon. It encodes these proteins:
- the rnhB gene encoding ribonuclease HII gives rise to the protein MNGIKAGIDEAGRGCVIGPLVMAAVECDEEILKRLRVKDSKLLTPSRRRELYREIRKYSRKVSVVKMSAEEINEAMKQKINLNDIEAMMAARLLKRIRAKKVIIDCPDPTADLFSKRLLRLDGRILDDRDILLEHKADVNHPVVSAASIIAKEVREREIRKIKKVVGEDFGSGYAHDPVTREFLKKHMKDEKVRPFLRVGWKTLSNIREELAQTKLERFIQ